The nucleotide window CCGACGGCACGGTGATCGGGGTGACCGCGCTCTTCAACGACGTCACCGACCAGTACCGCACGCGCCGCCGGCTGGCCCTGCTGCACCAGGTCACGGCCGCCGCCGGGCACTCGCTCTCGGTCGCCGACAGCGCCCGGCACATGGCCGACGCGCTGGCGGTCGGCTTCGCCGACGTGGCCGCGGTGGAGATCGCCCCCGCCGTCTCCACCGGTGAGGAGCCGGTGCCGCAGGCGGACGGGCGGCTGCTGCTGCGCCGGCTCGCGGTGGCCGGCGACCCGCCGGAGGCGCGGACCGGGCCGGGGGGCATGGAGCTGGGCGACACCGTGCTGGTGGACGGGGAGGGCGCCGCCGAGCCGCCCGACCCCGCGCACGACTGGGAGATCACCGTGCCGCTGGTCGCCCGCGGGGTGCTGCTCGGGCGGATCACCGTGCGGCGGGAGCGCTGGAAGGACCCGTTCGAGGAGGAGGACCGGGTGCTGATGCGCGAGCTGGCCGTGCGGGTCGCGCTGGCGCTGGACAACGCCCGCCGCTACACCCGCGAGCACCGGGCCGCGATCGGCCTGCAGCGCAGCCTGCTGCCGCCGGCCGTGCACTCGGTGGCGGCGGTCTCCACGGCCAGCGTCTACCTGCCCACCGACACCGTCGGCGGGGTCGGCGGCGACTGGTTCGACGTCATCCCGCTCTCCTCGGCCCGGGTCGCGCTGGTGGTCGGTGACGTCACCGGCCACGGGCTGCACGCCTCCGCCACCATGGGCCGGCTGCGCACCGCCGTGCGGACGCTGGCCGACCTGGAGCTGGAACCGGACGAACTGCTGGTGCACCTGGACGACCTGGTGGCCCAACTGCTGGTGGAGGCCGAGCTGGTGGCCGACGTGGACGCCGGCCTGGAGGGGGTCGGGGGAGCGGAGCCGCCGGAGCCGATCGGCCCCGCCCGGCCCGGCCGGCCGGAACCCGGCTCCTTCGGCGGGACCTGCCTGTACGCGGTCTACGACCCGGTGTCGCGGATCTGCACGGTGGCCAGCGCCGGTCACCCGCCGCCGGCCGTCGCCTACCCGGACGGCAGCGTGGCGGTGCTCCCGGTGGCTCCCGGGCCACCGCTCGGGGTGGGCGGCCTGCCGTTCGAGTCCACCCCGGTCGAGCTGCCCGAGGGCAGCGTCCTCGCGCTCTACACCGACGGGTTGATCGAGCGCGGCGACGGGGACATCGACGCGGGCACCGCCGAACTGCTGCGCCGGCTGGCCGCCGTGCGGAGCCTGGACGTGCCGCTGCGGGAGGCGGGCCAGCGGCTGGTGGCCGGCCTGCCGCCGACCCGGCTGCACGACGACGTGACGCTGCTGCTCGCCCGCACCAAGGCGGTGCCGCCGGCCGACACCGCGGTCTGGTCGGTGGACCCCGATCCGGCCGCGGTGGCCAAGGTCCGCGAGGACGCGACGGCCACCCTGGAGGAGTGGGGACTGACCGAACTGGCCTTCACCACCGAGCTGGTGCTGAGCGAGCTGGTCACCAACGCGATCCGGTACGCCGGCGGCCCGGTGCTGGTGCGGCTGATCCGGGCCGACACGCTCACCTGCGAGGTCTCCGACGGCAGCAGCACCCAGCCGCGGATGCGCCGGGCCCGGCTGACCGACGAGGGCGGGCGCGGGCTCTACCTGGTGGCGCAGCTGACGAGCCGTTGGGGGAGCCGGTACACGGCGTCCGGGAAGACCATCTGGACCGAGCAGGAGCTCCCGGAGTGACACGAAGGGCATCCGGCTGCCGGACATGAGCAGTCCCCGGCACGGTCCACCTGCGACACGGCGCGTCCTTGCCGTCGCTCAGGGCGGCGCTGTCGGGTGGTCCTGCCGGGGGCCTGGCCAGGCCTCCTGGACACGGGAGTCGCTCGGACGGCCGGCGGACGTCTCCGGGGGCGGTGCGGCTCTCTCCGGTTGTCTGGTGTACGCACAAGTGTAGTCCTGTCAGGGCCCGTTCGTACCCCGGCGGGGAGCGCAAACGCCGGTCACCCGCGCGGGAAGCTCCAGCGGGTCGGCGAGCCGGTGAAGTCGGCGTCGTCGAGCGCGAACACCGAGCGCGGGACGACCCGCAGGGTGGCGTTCACCGCCGGGTCGAGGAACTCCGGGGCGTAGGCGGTCGCGTACTTCTCGTTGAGCGCGGCCAGGAAGAGCGCGATCGGCCCGGGGTCGGTCACCACCGCCGCGTCCCCGTCCAGCACCACCGGCTGGTGCGCGTCGTCCGTGGTCACCGTGCAGGCGGGCCGCCCGGTCAGGTTGCGGTACTTGCGCGAGCGCACGCTGCTGCTGAACCAGAGCGAGCGCCGCAGCCAGACGCCCCAGACCGGCATCGCGTGCGGCCGGCCGTCGGGGCGCACCGAGCTGACCCAGTACTCGTGCGAGTCGGCCAGGCGCCGCTCGGCCCAGAACCACGGCAGCAGCCCCCGGCCCTGGTCGGCGGGCAGCACCCCGTAGCCCGGCATGTGCGGGCGGGCGGCCGGGGGATCCTGCGCCGGGGGATCCTGCTCCGACACTGCGTCAACTCCCTGCGGCCGGGACGGTGGGCGCGCACCACCCTGGCACGGCCGGGCCGCCCGGGGCGGGCGGCGCGCGCGGTGCTGGGCCGCCCGGGTGAGGTGGGGGCGAAGCGCCGCGTTCCGGTCCGGCTCCTTTCCGGCCCGGGATCGTTAGATTGGAGAACAGAGAGCGATGACCGCTGGCGCCGACGGTCCGAGAGCGGGTGAGCCTGATGGGTGTACCGGACGGTGCGGACCAGAGCCCGGTCGGCGCGGTCGGGCGGATCACCGTATCGATCCCCGCGGACGGGCCCGGCGAGGTGCTGGTTCCGGTGCGCGGCGGCAGCGAGGCGTTCGCCGCCTGGGCCGACCGTCCGATCCCGCGGCACACCATGGTGATGGTGGTCGAGCACACCTCGGCCCGTTCGGTCGTCGTCGTTCCGTTCCCCGGCAGCTGAGGAGACCGGCCATGTTGTTCTGGTACGTGCCCGCACCCAACGAGGCCCTGCTGATCTCCGGATCGAAACGGCAGGGCCAGGACACCCAGTTCCGGATCGTCACCGGACACGGCAGCTTCGTGATGCCGGTCAAGCAGAAGGCCCGGATGCTCTCGCTGGCGCTGCGGGAGGCGGAGATCTCCGAGGACTGCGTGACCCAGCAGGGCATCCGGCTGACCGTGCGGGCGGTCACCGTCTTCAAGGTCGGCGACGACCCGGTCTCGATCGCCAACGCGGCCCGCCGCTTCCTCGCCGAGCAGCAGCGGATGGAGGAGCTGGTCGGGCGGATCTTCGCGGGCCACCTGCGGTCCATCGTCGGCGGCCTGACGGTGGAGCAGATCATCCGGGAGCGCGACCGGGTGGCCCAGGAGGTCAAGGCCGGCAGCCACTCCGAGATGGAGAAGCTCGGCATCGTGGTGGACGCGCTGCAGATCCAGGAGATCGAGGACGCCACCGGCTACATCACCAACCTGGCCGCCCCGCACGCCGCCGCGGTGGCCAGTCAGGCCCGGATCGCCCAGGCCCGGGCCGACCAGGAGGCCACCGAGCGCGAGCAGGAGGCCGCGGCGCTGAAGGCCCAGTACGAGCGGGACACCGCGATCAAGCGGGCCGGCTTCGTGGCCGAGACCGAGCGGGCCAACGCCGCCGCGGCGCAGGCCGGTCCGCTGGCCGAGGCCCGGGCCACCCAGGAGGTCATCGAGGAGCAGACCCAGCTGGCCCGCCGGCAGGCCGACCTGGCCGCCCAGCGGCTGGAGGCCGAGGTGCGCCGCCCGGCCGACGCGGAGGCCTACCGCAAGCGCACGCTGTCCGAGGCGCAGCGCGACCAGGCCAAGTTCGAGGCCGAGGGCGAGGCGTACCGGCGCACCACGCTGGCCACCGCGGAGGCGGAGGCGGTCCGGGTGCAGGCCGACGGCGCCGCCTACGCGGAGCGCACCACGGCCGAGGCGCAGGCCGCCGCCAACACCCTGCGGGCCGACTCGCTGCGCGGGGGCGCCCAGGAGCTGATCGCCGCGAACCGGGTGGTGGAGAACCTGCCCACCCTGGTGGACGCGGCGGCCCGCGGCCTGGCCGGTGCCAACCTCACCGTGCTGAACGGCAGCGAGGGGCTCTCCCAGGTGACCTCCGGCATCGTCGGCCAGGGCCTGGCGATCCTGGACGCGCTGCGCCAGGGCACGGCCCGGATGCCGCAGCCGCAGCCGCAGCCGCAGCCGCCGGCGGCGCCGGGTCAGGCGGGTCAGGCGAGCCAGGACTGAGCGGTCAGACCCAGGCGGCCTTGACCACCACGTGGTCGGCGGCCGCCGCCACGCCGTAGAACTCCGCCAGGTCCGCGTGCAGTTGCCGGAAGATCCGCCGCACGTCGGCCTCCGCCCAGCGGGGGCCGTAGCGGGCGTGCGCCGCCGCGCCGCCGGTCGCCCAGAGCTGCTCGAAGGAGACCGCGGCGAGGAACTCGGCCGCGGTACGCACCGCGTCGGCTGTGAGCAGGACCAGCGGGACCTCGGCCTCGGCGGGGTCGCCGACCGGCTGCCCGCCGTTGATCGCCAGGCTCGCGGCGCCGGCCGGGAAGCCCGTGGCCCCGTCGTAGAGCTCCTGCAGGCAGATGAAGTCCGAGTCCATCGAGTGACCGTGCGGGGTGGGCCCGTCCTCCCGCCAGATCCGGAGCATGTACTCGGTGAGCCACGCCTCGTCGGACCGGAGCTCGGCGGCCGGGGCTGACTGGAACTGCAGGTGCATGGACATGGTGCGCAGGCTATCCACCGCCGCCGACAGTCCGTCAGGCGTACTCGCGCAGCGCCTCTTCGACGATCGCGTCCAGCCGGGCGTGGTGGGCGCCGCGCCAGTAGACCTGGTCGCAGTCGCCGCACTGGGCGAAGGCGTCGTAGGAGCGCTCGGTGCCGTCCTCCAGCCGTTCCTGGACCGCCGACTTGGTGGCCGGCCGGAGCATCCCGTTGCACGCGGTGCACCTGGTCCACGGCGCCAGGGCGGGCGCGAACCGGGAGAGCACGTCGCGCAGTTGCTCGTCGGGCCGGTGGCTGTAGACGTAGCCGCCGGCCCACAGCTCGCGGCGGCGCAGCAGGCCGCGGTCGCGGGAGAGCATCACCCGCTGCTCGGCGGCGGAGCGGGCGGCGAGCGCGGCGTCGCCGATGTCGAGGTTCTCGTAGGCGGTGTCCACGCCGAGCAGCCGCAGCCGGCGGGCCAGCGTGCCCAGGTGCACGTCGAGCAGGAAGCGGGCCGGGCCCGGCAGTTGCTGCGGGCGCTGGAAGGCGCGCACCTCGATCTCCTGGCCGGCTGCCGGGACGTGGCCGGGGCGGACCGCCGCGCCGTCCACCAGCAGCTCGCCGACCTCGGTCAGCGGCACGCCGAGCGACTCCACGACGTGGCCGAGCGAGGAGACGCCGTCCACCTGGACCGCCGAGGCCTCGCCGCGCTGGCGGGCCGGGACGAACACGTGCAGCTCGGCCGCGAAGCCGATGGTGATCTCGGGTTTCTCCACCCGGCCAGCATGCCAGCGCCGTGGTGCGCGGGGGAAACGGTTTGCGGTGCGGCCGGTGGCGCGGGGGTGTCCGGTGGGCGGCGCGGCGGAGTGCCTGACGGGCCGTCGGCGGGAGTGCGGCTAGCCTCGGGCGCATGCGCATCGTCATCGCGGGTGGACACGGTCAGATCGCGCGCCGGCTGGAGCGGCTGCTGAGCGCGCGGGGGGACGAGGTCGCGGGGTTGATCCGGCGGCCCGAGCAGGGCGGCGACCTGGAGGCCTGCGGCGCCGAGCCGCTGGTCTGCGACCTGGAGTCGGCGGGGGTGGCGGAGGTGGCCCGGCACCTGGCGGGCGCGCACGCGGCGGTCTTCGCGGCCGGCGCCGGCGGCGGCAGCGGTGCGGACCGCAAGGACACGGTGGACCGGGGCGCCTGCGCGCTGTTCGCCGACGCGGCCGAGGCGGCCGGGGTGCGGCGGTTCCTGGTGGTCTCCTCGATGGGCGCGGACGCCGGGGCGAGCGGCGGCGCCGACCCGGTCTTCGCCGCCTACCTGCGGGCCAAGGGCGCGGCCGACGACGACGTGCGCTCCCGGTCCGGCCTGGACTGGACGGTCCTGCGCCCGGGCGCGCTGACCGACGCGCCCGGCACCGGGCTGGTGAACCTGGCCGCGTCCACCGGGCGGGGCTCGGTCTCCCGGGACGACGTGGCGGCGGTGCTGGCCGCCCTGCTGGACGAGCCGGGCACGGCGGGCCGGACCCTGGAGCTGATCGGCGGCGAGGTGCCGGTGCGGGAGGCGGTGCGGGGGGTCTGAGGCCTGCCGGGCGGGGGGTGGCTGACGCTACGATTCCCGCATGCGTTTAGCCGGGTTCCTCCGCCTGTTCGTCCTCCTGTACAGAGCGGGCGTTCCGCTGTGGCTCGCAGTGGTCTTGTTCCTGGCGGTCGTCCTGATCGGGATCGCCATCAAGGCGCGTCGTTCCTGAAGCAGGATCAGGGACCGTGCCGTCAACGGCACAGCCCCTGCTGATGGTCGGTCAGCCTGCCGGGGTCAGGATCAGCAGTGCCAGCTCCCGCCCGGCGGCGGCCGGATCGCTGGCCGGGCGGGTGGCGCCGGCGGCCATGATGCCGTCGATGATCAGCAGCAACTGGTCCGCGGCGGCGGCCGGTCGGGGGTGGCCGAGCCGGGCCAGCTCGGCCTCGAAGAGGGCGGTCACCTCCGCCCGGTACGCCCGGGTGACGGCGTGCCCGGGGTGGTCGGGGTCGGTCAGCGCCAGGTCCGCGGCCAGGTAGCGGCAGCCCCGGAAGTCGGCCTGGCCGACGACGGACGCAAGGGTGTCGAACACCGCGAGCAGGCGGGCGGTCGGATCCTCGCCGGCCGCCGCCATGGTCGCCCGGTAGGCGGCCGCGTCCTCGGCGGCGCTGCGGCGCAGCACCTCGGCGACCAGGCCGTCCTTGCCGCCGAAGTGCTCGTAAAGCGAGCGCCGCGCCACGTTGGCCGTCTTGAGCAGGGTGTCCACCCCGACGCCGACGCCCTGGCGGTACGTCAACTCCTGTGCGGCGTCGAGCAGGCGGTCGCGCGGGCCGGGCGTGGTGCGGGCGGTCATGGGACCAGCCTGCCAGCTCTTGTCGAGTAGATCAACCGGTCTATATAGTCGCGGCCAGAAGTAGACCGACTGATCTATCTATTTAGCGATCCATCTACTGGGGGGACCCCTCATGTCGGAAGTGCGCGGCACAGCGGCCGTGATCGAACAGTTCAACCACGCCTTCGTCCACCACCTCCCCGACGAGCTCGACGAACTGGTCGGCGAGGAGTGCGTGCTGGAGGGTATCCAGCCGGCGCCGGACGGCGACCGCCACGAGGGGCGGCAGGCGTGCCTGGCGTTCTGGCGGTCGCTGGCCGCCGACCGCGGCACCAGGTTCGCGCCGGAGGAGGTCGTGGTCGCGGGTGAGCACGCGACGATCCGCTGGCGCTACCACTTCGGCGACGGCCCGGCCGACTCGGTCCGGGGCGTCAACCTGATGCGGGTGCGGGACGGCCGGATCGTCGAGGCGTTCGGCTACGGCAAGACGGCCGGCGAGGTACCGCTCGCCACCCCGGACGCGGCCGTGGACGCCGGTTGGGACGGCCGCAGCTACCACGTGGACAGCGGCGCCGGGATCGACGGGCTGACGCTGCGCCGGCACCGGGTCGCGGCGCCGGGGCCCGGCCAGGTCCTGGTGGCCGTCCGGGCGGCGGCGCTGAGCTACCGCGACCTGATGGTGCTGCGCGGCGACTACGTGCTGCCGGTGAAGCCCGACGTGGTGCCGGTGGCGGACGGCGCGGGCGAGGTGGTCGCCGTCGGTGCGGGCGTCCGGTTGGTGCGGATCGGGGACCGGGTCGCGGCCACCGTCTTCCCGCACTGGCAGGACGGCCCGTTCGAGGTCGGGCAACTGGCGCAGCTCGGCGGCTCGTTGGACGGCATGCTGACCGAACTGGCGCTGCTGGACGAGCGCGCGCTGGTGCCGGTGCCCGCGCACCTGTCCTTCGCGGAGGCGGCCACGCTGCCCTGCGCGGCGGTCGCCGCCTGGAACGCGCTGACCGGCGACGGCGGTGCGGGGCTGCGGCCCGGGGAGACCGTGGTGACGCTCGGCACGGGCGGCGTCTCGCTGTTCGCGCTGCAACTCGCCAAGGCGCTCGGGGCGCGGGTGATCGCGACCACCAGCGGGCCGGAGAAGGCGCGCCGCCTGGTCGAGTTGGGCGCGGACGAGGTGGTCGACTACCGGGCGGACCCCGACTGGCCGTCCGTCGTGCGGGAGCTGACCGGCGGCCGGGGCGCCGATCGGGTGGTCGACGTGGTGGGTGACCTGGCGCAGTCGCTCGCCGCCGTGAAGGCCTGCGGGCAGGTCGCCTTCGTGGGGCTGCTCTCCGGGCGGACCCCGGCGCTGGATCCGGGGCGGCTGTTCGCCTCAGGGGCCACCGTCCGGGCCCTGGCGGTCGGCAGCCGGGCGCAGTTCGCGGCGATGAACCGGGTGATCGAGGAGCACCGGATCCGCCCGGTGGTCGACCGGGTGGTGCCGTTCGACCGGGCGCCGGAGGCCTTCCGCCACTACGCCTCGGGGGCGGCGTTCGGCAAGGTGGTGATCGAGACCGCGCAGCCGGTCCGTCGGGTCTGAGCAGCCGTCAGGGGCCCCGCCGAGCGGCGGGGCCCCTGGATGACGTGGTGTCAGGACGGGAAGTCGGGGTTCAGCTGGGTCAGCCGGACGTGGTTGCCGGACGGGTCGCGGAAGCCGCAGTCCCGGCCGTACAGGCGGTCCTCCGGCTTGTCCACGAACTCGACGCCCTGGGCGACCAGTCGGGCGTAGTCGCCGTCGACGTCCTCGGTGGTCAGGAAGACGCTGCCGGCGAAGCCCTTGCCGACCACGTCGAGCACCTGCTCCTGGGTCTTGTCGTCCATGATCGGCTGGCCGGGCAGCGCCATCAGGCAGATCGAGACGTCCGGCTGGCTCACCGGGCCGACCGCGAGCCAGCGGAAGTTGCCCATCTCCGGCACGGTGACGTCGGAAGTGACCTGGAAGCCGACCTTCTTGGTCCAGAACTCCAGCGCCGCGTCCTGGTCGTGCACCCACAGCTGCACCGTGGCGATCTTCATGCTCATGGCTCTGTTCTCCCACTAGTTCTGGTAACTCCTGCGGCGGTCGTTCGCCCGCCCGCAGGACGTACCGTCAATCTATTGCGGGCCCGTCGGCGCCGTCTTCTCGAAACGTGCGGTGTTGCGGGCGGCCGTAGGCGCGCAGCACGCAGCCGGGCACCATCGCGTGCGCGGCGGCCGGCGGGAAGGCGGACCGGTAGGCGGCGGGGGAGCGGCCGTACATCCTGGTGAAGCTGGTGGTGAAGGAGCCGAGGCTGTTCAGGCCGACGTCGAGGCAGATCTGGGCGACCGGCCGGTCGGTGAACCGCAGCAGGTGCGCGGCCCGCTCCAGCCGCCGGGTCAGCAGGTACACGTGCGGGGACTCGCCGAACGCCTGCCGGAACGCCCGGCTGAAGTGGGCCCGGGAGAGCCCGGCCGCCGCCGCCAGGTCGCCCACCCCGAGGGGCTCGGCGTACCTGGCGTCGGCGAGGTCCTTGGCACGGAGGAGGTGGCGGGCGGGTGGAAGGTCGGACATACCGCCCAGGCTAGGCCGGGGCACCGACAGCCGGCGGTGGCTGCTCGATCCAGGACGAAGGTGCCCCCTGCGGCCGTCGCCAGGTCCGCTCCGGTGACCAGGGTGCGCGGCGCCCGTGCCCGCTGCGGGGGTGGTGGGCTGAGTGCGGGCCGAGCGGGTAGACCCGGGGCGAGGGAAGTGAGGTGGCCCCCATGGTCTCCGCGTGGATCACGCTGCTGGCGGTGCTGGCACTGCCTGTGCTGTATGCCGTGGTGGCAATCATCGTGGCGCTCAACCCCTCGAAGCCGGCGCGCAGTTACCCGGCGCCGCGTCCGGCGCCCCCGCCGAGCCCGGCGCCGGCGCCGGCTCCCAGCCCCACGGGCGAGCCCGCCTCGCACCGCGAGTCCGACGCCTGGCTCGCGGCGTACCGACGTGCGCATCCCGATGCCACCCCTGCGATGGAGGCGGCCGCCGCGCACGAGTTCTACGAGGACAGGACGAAGTACCGCGGAATGTCACCGGGCATGAAGTCCGCGCTCAAGGCCATCGAGGAGCAGCAGCGCGGGACCGGCTGGGACGGCGACTGGGCCCGGTGAGGGAGCCACTGCGCTGACCGGGCGTCGACCCCGCCTCGACTGCGAGGCGGGGTCGACGCGTGTCAGGCCGGGCTGCCGACCGCCTCGGGTGCTGCGCCCTGCTCGGGCACGGCGGCGGTGTGGTCGCCGACCGCCGACTCGTCGAAGGGCAGGTCGCCGGCGAGGACCAGCCGGGCGCGGTCGTGGTCCAGCTCGCGGGTCCAGTGGCCGATCAGCACGGTGGCCACCGCGTTGCCCGCGAAGTTGGTGAGGGCGCGGGCCTCGGACATGAAGCGGTCGATGCCGACGATCAGGCCGACCCCGTCCACCAGCTCGGGGCGGTGCGACTGGAGGCCGCCGGCCAGGGTGGCCAGGCCCGCGCCGGTGACGCCGGCCGCGCCCTTGCTGGCGATCACCATGAAGACGAGCAGGGAGATCTGCTGGCCGAGCGCCATCGGCTTGTCCATCGCCTGCGAGATGAAGATCGAGGACATGGTCAGGTAGATCGCGGTGCCGTCGAGGTTGAAGCTGTAGCCGGTCGGCACGGTGATGCCGACGACCGGGCGGCTCACCCCGAGGTGCTCCATCTTGGCGATCAGCCGGGGCAGCGCGCTCTCGGAGGAGGAGGTGGAGAGGATCAGCAGGAACTCCCGGCCGAGGTAGCGCAGCAGGGCCAGCACGTTCACCCCGGCGACCAGCCGGAGCAGCAGGCCGAGCACCACGACCACGAAGATCGCGCAGGTCAGGTAGAAGCCGATCATGATCACGGCGAGGCTCTTCAGCGCGTCCACGCCGGTGGCGCCGACCAGGGCGGCCATCGCGCCGAAGGCGCCGACCGGGGCGACCCACATGATCATCGACATGATCTTGAACACCAGCTTCTGCAGGTGCTCGATGCCGCGCAGCACGGGTGCGCCGGCCGGGCCGAGGGCCTGCAGGGCGAAGCCGGTGAGCAGGGCGACCAGCAGGGTCTGCAGCACCTGGCCCTCGGTGAAGGCCGAGAGCAGCGTGGTCGGGATGATCCCGAGCAGGAAGTCCGTGGTGTGGGTGGCGCCCTGGGCCGCCTGGGCGTGGCCGGCCTTGGCCAGCGCGGTGGTCAGGTGCAGGCCGGAGCCGGGCTCCAGCAGGTTGCCGACCACCAGGCCGATGGCCAGCGCCACCGTGGACATGGCGAGGAAGTAGACGAGAGCCAGCCCGCCGACCCGGCCGACCTTGGCGGCCTTGCTGACCGAGCCGACGCCCAGCACGATCGTGCAGAAGATCACCGGACTGATCATCATCTTGATCAGGTTCACAAAGCCGGTGCCGATCGGCTTCAACTGCACCGCGAAGCCGGGCGCGGCCAGACCGAGCAGGATCCCGGCCAGCACGGCGCCGAGCACCGCGAGGTAGAGGTACTGGGTGCGGTCGCGGCCGGCTCTGCGCGCGGCAGCGGAGGGGGAGTCGGTCATCGGGAGGCTCCTTCGCCTGGGTGGGGGCGGTCTAGATGCTCCAGGCGGATGTGGTGCCGGTCACGTTTGCGGTCATTGAGTTCACGCGCGGTGCGGCAGACTGTCCGACATGCCCACCACACGCCTCCCCGCCCCGCGCCGGCTGCTCCGCAGCCTGGCCGGCCAGCTCTTCGCGGTGCAGGTGGTGATCGTCGCCGTGGTGGTGGCGGGCGGCGCGGTGCTGGCCTACGTGTTCACCGCCGACCAGGCCCGGGACACCGCCGCGCGCCAGGTCACCGCCGTGGCCCGGGCGGTGGCCGACACCCCGAGCGTGCGGGCGGCCGTGACCGGGCCGGACCCGACGGCCGTGCTGGAGCCGTACGCCGAGCGGGTCCGGGTGGACACCGCGGTGGACTTCGTGACCGTGATGGACACCCACGGCATCCGCTGGGCGCACCGCGACCCGGCGCAGATCGGCAAGCCGTTCCTCGGCGACACCGGCCCGGCGCTGCGCGGGCGGACGTTCACCGAGACCTACACCGGCACCCTCGGCCCCTCGGTGCGCGCCGTCACCCCCGTCCTGGACGACCAGGGCCGGGTCACCGCCCTGGTCAGCGTCGGGATCACGGTGCACTCGATCAGCGACCGGCTGCACGGACCGCTGCTCGCCCTGGTCGGGGTGGCCGGCGGCGCGCTGCTGGTCGGCGGGATCGGCACCTACCTGGCCAACGCCCGGCTGCGCCGGCACACCCACGGCATGGGCGCGGCCGAGCTCAGCCACCTCTACGAGTACCACCAGGCCACCCTGCACTCGGTGCGCGAGGGCCTGATCCTG belongs to Kitasatospora viridis and includes:
- a CDS encoding SpoIIE family protein phosphatase — translated: MDDLDDSRFPFLSGVAAVLVDGDGRVLDGTAAAERLLAMTGDDLRGRALRDLVLAGGPRAVDRTGASWRGRVTVRTGDGEPAELDVRVLRLGDGAPVDRRAAHHVVLAAAAREADRWRQDQAFTRELFLQDRIGLVVLDADLRIIRTNAHLLPYSGMPQDLAGCRLGDFLQAEDADSVDAQLREVLATGRPLVGEELVRTLVDQRSGRMLAISAFRLQGTDGTVIGVTALFNDVTDQYRTRRRLALLHQVTAAAGHSLSVADSARHMADALAVGFADVAAVEIAPAVSTGEEPVPQADGRLLLRRLAVAGDPPEARTGPGGMELGDTVLVDGEGAAEPPDPAHDWEITVPLVARGVLLGRITVRRERWKDPFEEEDRVLMRELAVRVALALDNARRYTREHRAAIGLQRSLLPPAVHSVAAVSTASVYLPTDTVGGVGGDWFDVIPLSSARVALVVGDVTGHGLHASATMGRLRTAVRTLADLELEPDELLVHLDDLVAQLLVEAELVADVDAGLEGVGGAEPPEPIGPARPGRPEPGSFGGTCLYAVYDPVSRICTVASAGHPPPAVAYPDGSVAVLPVAPGPPLGVGGLPFESTPVELPEGSVLALYTDGLIERGDGDIDAGTAELLRRLAAVRSLDVPLREAGQRLVAGLPPTRLHDDVTLLLARTKAVPPADTAVWSVDPDPAAVAKVREDATATLEEWGLTELAFTTELVLSELVTNAIRYAGGPVLVRLIRADTLTCEVSDGSSTQPRMRRARLTDEGGRGLYLVAQLTSRWGSRYTASGKTIWTEQELPE
- a CDS encoding zinc-binding dehydrogenase, coding for MSEVRGTAAVIEQFNHAFVHHLPDELDELVGEECVLEGIQPAPDGDRHEGRQACLAFWRSLAADRGTRFAPEEVVVAGEHATIRWRYHFGDGPADSVRGVNLMRVRDGRIVEAFGYGKTAGEVPLATPDAAVDAGWDGRSYHVDSGAGIDGLTLRRHRVAAPGPGQVLVAVRAAALSYRDLMVLRGDYVLPVKPDVVPVADGAGEVVAVGAGVRLVRIGDRVAATVFPHWQDGPFEVGQLAQLGGSLDGMLTELALLDERALVPVPAHLSFAEAATLPCAAVAAWNALTGDGGAGLRPGETVVTLGTGGVSLFALQLAKALGARVIATTSGPEKARRLVELGADEVVDYRADPDWPSVVRELTGGRGADRVVDVVGDLAQSLAAVKACGQVAFVGLLSGRTPALDPGRLFASGATVRALAVGSRAQFAAMNRVIEEHRIRPVVDRVVPFDRAPEAFRHYASGAAFGKVVIETAQPVRRV
- a CDS encoding pyridoxamine 5'-phosphate oxidase family protein, producing the protein MSEQDPPAQDPPAARPHMPGYGVLPADQGRGLLPWFWAERRLADSHEYWVSSVRPDGRPHAMPVWGVWLRRSLWFSSSVRSRKYRNLTGRPACTVTTDDAHQPVVLDGDAAVVTDPGPIALFLAALNEKYATAYAPEFLDPAVNATLRVVPRSVFALDDADFTGSPTRWSFPRG
- a CDS encoding TetR/AcrR family transcriptional regulator, translating into MTARTTPGPRDRLLDAAQELTYRQGVGVGVDTLLKTANVARRSLYEHFGGKDGLVAEVLRRSAAEDAAAYRATMAAAGEDPTARLLAVFDTLASVVGQADFRGCRYLAADLALTDPDHPGHAVTRAYRAEVTALFEAELARLGHPRPAAAADQLLLIIDGIMAAGATRPASDPAAAGRELALLILTPAG
- a CDS encoding NAD(P)H-binding protein, coding for MRIVIAGGHGQIARRLERLLSARGDEVAGLIRRPEQGGDLEACGAEPLVCDLESAGVAEVARHLAGAHAAVFAAGAGGGSGADRKDTVDRGACALFADAAEAAGVRRFLVVSSMGADAGASGGADPVFAAYLRAKGAADDDVRSRSGLDWTVLRPGALTDAPGTGLVNLAASTGRGSVSRDDVAAVLAALLDEPGTAGRTLELIGGEVPVREAVRGV
- a CDS encoding SPFH domain-containing protein, translating into MLFWYVPAPNEALLISGSKRQGQDTQFRIVTGHGSFVMPVKQKARMLSLALREAEISEDCVTQQGIRLTVRAVTVFKVGDDPVSIANAARRFLAEQQRMEELVGRIFAGHLRSIVGGLTVEQIIRERDRVAQEVKAGSHSEMEKLGIVVDALQIQEIEDATGYITNLAAPHAAAVASQARIAQARADQEATEREQEAAALKAQYERDTAIKRAGFVAETERANAAAAQAGPLAEARATQEVIEEQTQLARRQADLAAQRLEAEVRRPADAEAYRKRTLSEAQRDQAKFEAEGEAYRRTTLATAEAEAVRVQADGAAYAERTTAEAQAAANTLRADSLRGGAQELIAANRVVENLPTLVDAAARGLAGANLTVLNGSEGLSQVTSGIVGQGLAILDALRQGTARMPQPQPQPQPPAAPGQAGQASQD
- a CDS encoding helix-turn-helix domain-containing protein — encoded protein: MSDLPPARHLLRAKDLADARYAEPLGVGDLAAAAGLSRAHFSRAFRQAFGESPHVYLLTRRLERAAHLLRFTDRPVAQICLDVGLNSLGSFTTSFTRMYGRSPAAYRSAFPPAAAHAMVPGCVLRAYGRPQHRTFREDGADGPAID
- a CDS encoding DUF1877 family protein, which gives rise to MSMHLQFQSAPAAELRSDEAWLTEYMLRIWREDGPTPHGHSMDSDFICLQELYDGATGFPAGAASLAINGGQPVGDPAEAEVPLVLLTADAVRTAAEFLAAVSFEQLWATGGAAAHARYGPRWAEADVRRIFRQLHADLAEFYGVAAAADHVVVKAAWV
- a CDS encoding Mut7-C RNAse domain-containing protein, which encodes MEKPEITIGFAAELHVFVPARQRGEASAVQVDGVSSLGHVVESLGVPLTEVGELLVDGAAVRPGHVPAAGQEIEVRAFQRPQQLPGPARFLLDVHLGTLARRLRLLGVDTAYENLDIGDAALAARSAAEQRVMLSRDRGLLRRRELWAGGYVYSHRPDEQLRDVLSRFAPALAPWTRCTACNGMLRPATKSAVQERLEDGTERSYDAFAQCGDCDQVYWRGAHHARLDAIVEEALREYA
- a CDS encoding VOC family protein; the encoded protein is MSMKIATVQLWVHDQDAALEFWTKKVGFQVTSDVTVPEMGNFRWLAVGPVSQPDVSICLMALPGQPIMDDKTQEQVLDVVGKGFAGSVFLTTEDVDGDYARLVAQGVEFVDKPEDRLYGRDCGFRDPSGNHVRLTQLNPDFPS